TCATAGCGCAGCGGTAGTCAGTCTGGTGTATATACACGCTTCACTGAGGAGGTATGAGGTATGTGCCTCCTTAAAACGAACCCAGATTACTGACCATTAATATATATACTCAGCTTATTCAATGAACACACTTGAGGTCGATGTTGCCGTCAAACACAGATCTATATATGATCAGATTTCCCCAACctgatattaatgctaacagggCGATGAGAAAATATCTACTGCTGGATCAGTGGTTATTGGCCACTTCTTCCTGTGCTAATAAGCACACCGTTTGGGTTTGAATTTCATAGCCCTGAGTAGAATAGCACTACCTACATTTATGAGGTGCTCATTTCAAACATTGAAGAAATCGTACTGTGAACTTGTTGCATTTGGAAAATAAATATATTCTGCAAGTATACATACATTGGTTTGACTGGCCTGGTCCCCACAACTCAAACATGACAGACTCATGACTCATACCATATAATCACACTGAAAGACCACCTTAGAAACTACATTCAGCCACTCGTAATCAGTAAACGCAACAAGCCTTGTGTTAGTTAAAATGAGGTCAGAAGCAGAATTTAAAAGAGTGAGTTGCATTGGTTTTGCAGGCAAGTCAAGCAGAGAAGAGATTTGGGTTTCACAACATGGGTACCAAATGCCGTTTTATTAGCCATACACCAAGTAACTTGCAAACTTTGACCTAcatcaggggtattcaactcttaccctatgaggtctagagcctgctggttttctgttctacctgataattaattgcacccacctcaTTTCTcatgtctaaatcagtccctaatTATAGGGGAACCATTTTAAAATACTCAGTGGAagtggcttcgaggtccagagttgagtttgcgGGACTTACATTATATAGAATAGCAGGGAATATACACAGGGGTCTCGGTGGGCACTGAATACAACATTAACAACCATCTCCTTTACTCCTGCCACTGCAGGGAAGACCTGAGGAATAAAAAACAGGCACCTCCTTCAAAAAATATTTGATTATGGTCTCATAATATATTTTTCCCTTTTCGTGTGTAGTTTTACTTATTTACACTTTATCAGGTATAGAAATGGTCCAAATGGACCAACAACATGCTGGTATTTGGTCACTATTTCTTTAAATAGATAGAGGTAAATTGATCATTGTATTTTGACCATTTGTTACATGTTTCTATCTACTGAACAAGACTGGGAGAAGTTCAGGCGTTGTGCTGGCACATCAAATAGGCCTTTGTGCGCCAGGGCTTTCAAACAAAGTTTAAAAATAGACCAAGACACATCCTCACTCAGAAAAAACAAATACCTTCCACAAGACACAAACAGTTCTCCCATTGACCCAGACAAGACAACCAGCATGGGTTAAACATACGTGGGTTAAAATAAAAACAGACATGCCACTTTTGAAACGTGTCATTGAGGCTAATGTTCAGTAACATAGGTTGACtgatgacacacacagacaaatcaTGAATAGAACATATAAAGCAGGGTCGGCAACACGCGAGCCAAAACCGTCCCGTGATTTTACTTTTAGGTACAACAATACTAATATCACCAGGAATTCAGATAAAAATGTGTTTCATTTAGGAAATCTTTTCGCATGTATTCTCACAAATGTAATAAAAAGATATGTGATTGTGTCTTAATGTAATCGATGtatgaaattattgttattttcaaataaaatctatttttggacttagttgtggtcaatttgcagtgttaTTTGCAAATTTacataattatgttccggccccccgacaATTTGCTCTGACAAAAAACATTCCGCGGCTCAATCGAGTTGCCGACCCCTGATAAAAATGGGTTGGTAAAATACACATCCACATAGCTGCTCTGCTCACAACCACACATTCAGGTTGTTACACGGTAGTAAAGTAGGTACTGTATTCCCTTAAACCCTCCAGATACAGTAGTGTCTCAGAGTTATTGTTCGCTGGATAAAATGTGGAAAGTAGCATCTAGAGAAACAGATGAAGCAAAGGAGACGACTTCAGTTACATCTGCTCAGTCCCAGTAGTGGTCCGCTTTCATAAGCCTCTCAGGGCAGGTCCCAGACAAGGTTATCAGGATACTACGGTGTTTATAGGTGTGTGTGAGCACAACTAACATCTCTAGTTAGTCGTTTGTATATGTTTGTACTTGTGTAAGACTGAGTGCCAGATGATAATCTTTCAAGATACCTAGTATGTATATCTGTGTCCAGTGGTGGTGGTGCCGGGAATGGTAGTATAATGTAATTTGACCAAACATTTCCCTAATGGCCCGCCCGGTGAAGGAAAGGCATCCTGTGTGAaacattggtagagcatggcactcgcacagccagggttgtgggtttgattcccggggcaaaccatacataaaatgtatgcacacgactgtaagtcgctttggataaaagtgtctgctaaatggaataTTATATACAAATTCTATGAGAAACAGTGACATACACTCTGAATGACTTAAAATGATAAATCTCATATTAGTCTTTCACACTCTGTGCTGTGCCAGTAGGCTAATAGTAGGCCTACTGCTAAAACATACATGAGTCTGTCATTCACAGGTTTCAGATGGTTTTTTTAAGCTCAACATTCTGATCTGATCCATCAGCCTTATTCATTGATAGGCGTATACcttcactacactactatacgcAATGTGGGGATTAAGGAGTATacgcaatgcccactgaaaaacACGTGGGTAAACGGcctataccctccactacaccattgTCTGTGTCTATCTTTTAAGATACcaagtatgtacaggtaactgccaaaataaaagaggaaacacttgagtaatgAGGgacacaaagtatattgaaagcaggtgcttccaaacaggtgtggtttctgagttaattaagcaattaaaatcacatcatgcttagggtcatgtataaaaatgcagtgcaggccattattttggcgaccatggctatgcccccatagaatGACAATTCCCCCATCCACAAGGCATGAGTGGTcattgaatggtttgatgagcatgacaaTGCCAAATTAGGAGAGGAAGTTTGCCATTATAGCTAAGATCCAATGGTGCTTATTGGTGAGAGTGGAGATGGGCTCTAGCTGAGGGATTGGGACAGTTATCTGGGAGGGCATCAGACACTTCCCTGGAGTATGTGTGGTGCCTCTCATCACTTCGGTCTTTCGGTGGACCCACTCTCCCCAAGTAGAGCCCCACCAGCCACTATACTTTCATTCACAAGGTATTATAAACTGACCACAgtatttaaagatgcactatgcagaaattctaatagttcacatCATTTCAGTTtaagtgacaaaacaagcaagtatagtgtagagaataactgtaccatctaaaccactgtgaaatatattttccataaccaaaaatattgtatttccaGCTGTTTGAAGccggtgtacaaaaccaaaagtaaaagacacaaaaccGAAACTTAAAAAACGTGAAGCATAGAAAGAGCACAttgaacagatctactgcttcttagactggcTTTCAAATAAAATTATAGGTCTTTAACTCACATTTCTTTGTGTATTTTGTCAGGTCGCCCAaacagttacatattgcagctttaagtgtCAGTCTTTCGCCaatgtatttacaatgacataATCCAGTCTTTTGGTACATTAGGAGATGAGTTAGAGTTTATAAGCCCTAAAAAGGCACAAAGAAGTACTTGCTTTATGTCTTTGGTGTGTTCTCTGTTAAACGTTTGCTCAGCCTACATGTTCACACGTTCTATGTCACTGGAGATAGATGcggtgggaacatgtgggtctgGACAGATGTGATGTCATTGATGTTTGTGTGCGTCTATCGTTTTTATTTTGTCTGTATATGTCTAtattgtttgaaaaatgtaatgtaatcgtACAAAACAGTGAAGTTGTTCTGGCTCTTGGTGGTCCAACGCcccattaagacactttatgttggtgttacCTTCATTtttgcagttacctgtatgtctaTCTTTTAAGATACCAAGTATGTATGTCTGTTGGCTaccatatctactgtactctactgtatgtgCGAGCCACATCCTAATCTCAGGTGGTGATCTTCTTGCGTAGCAGGTAGGCATTAGTGATCTGGTTCATGACCACCAGGGCTGGGAACATGGGCAGCAGCGGGAAGGCGTACCACATCACCCCCTTCACCGCAGCCTGGAACCAGTCCGAAAACATGGCCGACACCACGGTCACAATCGCCAGCAGGTACACCACCAGGCCACAGGTGGCGTGGTAAAGCTTGAGCCGTGGCGGGGACAGCTTGAGCAGCTTGGGGAAGAGGAGGCAGATGCCGCAGGCGGCCTGGAGGACATTGGCAGCGAGGGTGCCAACCCCCAACAGGCTGTGCCAGGTGGCCAGGTGGGGGCGCTCTGACACATTCTTGCTGGCCACCATGAAGCCCATGCCAGTGGCTGCAGCCAATAGGGCCAGGGCTTGGATGAACCAGTGCAGACGGACCTTACCCTTCCGAGCCTTGAAGCAGAATGGAGTCCCctcgggagagaagaggaggatccCCTCGGTCAGGCACAGGAGgtactgagagaggagagggggaagataaTCACAGGGTTAAGaatgggaggagaggatgagggaggaaatGGGCAGAACAGGAGATTAAACCACCCTTAAACTTTGAATTTCTTCACTCTGATGTTACCTCAAGCggtttgtgtatgtatgtatgaaagGGAGACATTTGTTGTGCATCTCTGTTGGGTCAGGAGTTCATGCTATGAATAAGTCCGTAAGGGACAAAGGATGACTGGATTTATGAACACTGTCTAAGCATAACGCAAAGACAGGGTTTAACACCGAGAGACAATGGACAGTGTTGttacgtatgtgtgtgttgtcagtgtgagagggggagagcgatATTGTGTAGGAAGGAATCTCTTGTGGTAGGGCAATAATGTTTCTGAGATTTCTTAGAATGCAGTGTCAGTTCTGCCCAGTAAATCTCATCTACAACCTATACTCAGCAGCGTCCCACTAAACAGTGCTGGGCTGACCGCTTTATAACTGTTTCAAGTCCGGACTTAAAAATGAATGATATATACCAATAATAAATGTAtgatataaaccctggattgctgatgctatgtattggccattgagtcTTTGAAGCCACAGATCAGCTATGTTGGCACTCCCCAGttggagcagtcctccatagaaatgaatggaattctacagtatttccaaattacatgtatttatgttgtagtggggacatttAGGAAGCTGTCGAAATCCATTTATTcatgtttacatttatttttcacACGCTTCTTCTattagacaccttaatgcatactttcaaATGATATGTGAACTAAACATATAGGAAAATGTTATATATTTGTccttaagtattttttttttgatTTGTACTAATGTTACTATTAGTACTCAAAAATGtactttaaggaaaatgtattatttatataGAGAGAGTAAGGAGAAATAGAGGTGGATGTATAATTCCTTCGCAGCCTCTCCGAGTCGGAGAGGCATGACATGGCAGTGTACATGTCACAGCAGAAATAAGATGGTCATAGAGCTTAATCTGCCACAGTGACATTACCTTACCTAAAACTAGAAGTAGCTGGTATTTCGGTTTCGTGTTACACTTcagccagtgtttgtgtgtgtcatgttTATGCCATTAGGATCACTTACTGCACTAGACATACAAACAGGATGCCAGGAAAAGAGACCTGAAACACAGATGCATTGTTTAAATGTCAAAATGTAAGTTACTACTGTAGTCATCAACCCTAGTCCTTGGGATCAATGCTTTGCTGGTTTTTTCTCCAGCCCAGCACCAGAGCAGCACTCTGATAATTGATCAACTGATACTTGATCAATATTTGAGGTGCTTTCGTGCTGGTGTGGATCAAAACCCACCAGTTCCCCAGGCTTGCTGGTTTTGTGCTGAAGAAAGGTTAGGATGTCATGTCAATAGGGCAACAAATTACTGTTGTATGACGCCAGTACAATTAGTAGTGACAGACATTTAGGGTACTCACTTGTTCCAGGGCGAGACAGTAGTGAAATCAGCACAGTGAGACCAAAGGCAATAACATGGGCAGCGATCACCGCGACCCTCCGCATCCACACATGGAGCCAGAACTCGCTCATCCCCAGCCCCTCGCCGACCGGGCTGTACTCCACATCAACCCGCATCTCCCCTCGGCTATCTGATAGCATTCAGGCTGACTGTACAATGACAAACCGACGGTCTCTGTACAGTTGCAGAAACATGGTGAATAGTTCGGAGATGAATATGGTCAGTTATTCTACTTGAACCGTTGGCGCCAGTTTACCTGTGACCGCGCCGGGGAGTCTAACTTCAGCGCTGCAACAATGTATCACAAACTGTTGACCAAAACATCACAATAAAACGATGTCACGAAACGATAGTCATGCAGTCTCTTCAACGGATTAGTCGACAGTCGACAGTAAATCCCCTCCCGTTTAAGAGATTATAAAAGGGCAGCGTTTTCCTGTTCCGCACCTCCATAGACTAAATCAAATTCCAAGCCGACCGGTTTAATTCCGGGACATCCCGCAGACAACAAACTGCTTAAATCTAGCAGCCACTTTCAGTCCTGCGCACCTACAAttatactgtactactactgGTTCAAATCGATCAGGTGGGTTCTTCAATCCACTTCCTGGGTAGCGACCAATTGGTGGATAAGACGTTTTACAGGTTTCCACTAGattgcacagccacaaagtcaaaatagcTATATCGTAAAAaataattcatgaaaacaaaaattagCTTTTTGGACTTAACTTTATATTAAGGTTAGCATGGTGGTTAAGGTTAAGTTCATCAGAAGATAAAATGTAGAAATGGGCTGGGCTAATGACTGTGGCAACCAGTGACGACCTGTTTCGAGGCTTGGAGAAAGAAACATCGCGACATCAGATCAGGGAGACATCCGGTATTTCAGCAGCAAGAGCCGGTATCCTACCAGGAAGAGCGCGCATTGTCCTAATTGCACGCACTCGTTATAATACGTAACGGTTGATATGAACGAGAATGAGTAAAATGTATCTATAccatataaaaaaaacacaacctCTTAACAGGGAGTGGCCCAAATTGCATTGACATGACGGAATGCGGTCCATTGAGCGATAAAACGTTACCCGAGTGCTCCTTGTCCTACCTTGACGCAAAGGCGTGTAGCCTACCCTTCCTGTCTGTCACTACTAAATATACCGGCATCATACAACAGTAATTAGACAATACAGTGAGATAATTTCTCAAACTGCCATGCTTGTAAAATAAAACGGTATTTGGGACACAGAAGTATCTGTCAAGGGCGCAAAAAATAATATTTTGGTAACCCCCTCATATACCAGCCTCATAATCAAGGAATGGCCACAACGTCAAGCAAGTGTAAAGGatatttttaatccatttttatAAACCAACGTATTTATTTAGCAGCATAACCAGAAGGTCTTGAGGTATTTCTAAATTCATACACAGAAATTCACGTCCCCTTTGTCCTGCACACACTCACCGACAACAgcaaactcacacacacccacatccgACTCAGGAACTGAACACATAACTCATACTTTATTGGTCGTAAGCACTCTCGCtcatacactcactcacacacacacacacacacacacacacacacacacacacacctacctgtaCACTCATATAGGAGTCAAAAGACatacacacctgcacacacacaaacattggcTTGAATATCaagtcacactcacacacatctcTTGAGTCCTGTAGCCACAGTCTGAGGCATGATGTCTGACAGCACAGGCAGGGCTGACTCCCTCAGTAGCTTGTAAGGCAGGCACTCTTAATGGTGCAGTTTTGGCTGTGGAGAGAGCAGGAAGACGACAGTCAAATGGCTGCTTTATAGTCACAAAAACTAGGATAACATGACATACAATTTAATTTGTACTATATGTAGATAACATATTCCTTATATAATCGTAAATTGCAACATATTACTTATAACAACTGCCTCAACCCACCTTCTGTGTGCCCATTTTCTTCTCCACCCCACCAGGCAGTGTTCCCCCCTTACTGTCCTTCCAGGGGTAGAAATTGGAGTGAGGGGAGGAGGGCAGGCGGTGCGGtttggaggggggagagggttcACTGCTGCCCCCCTTGCGTTTCTTCCCCAGACCCCTGTGCTCGTACCCCGTCGCCCCCCTCCCGTGCAGTCCTGAGTCCCCCCTGCGGAAGTGAGGATCGGGTGGGGATGAAGTGTGTCCAGAGGGCGGGTGTGTCCGTTTAAACAACCAGGCAGATGCTGGTGAATGGGGCTCCGAGGGGGATGGCTGGGGGCGGGGTTTGCTGCTGGGGGAGAGGGTGCCATTGGTCTGGCTGTGAGGGGTGGGCGGGGCGGTCTTAGAAGAACTGGTTGGGGGCCGACCCCGGTCCTGTAGGATGATAGAGTTCCTGTCTGGGCCGGAGTGCTCACCCTCCTGTGATGTGGCTTCACGTTTACGGAGTGCTgcgccccccccctcctcctcctcctcctcctcctctctgagtCTCAGTTGCTGCTTGCTGGGTCGCCCCACCGGGTTCTTGGGCCTCCCGGGACCTGGCGGCCGCCCTGGACCTGCCTGGTGGACAGGAGGGGGCGCAGGGGCTACAATATGGCTGCCACTGCCACTGGAATTCTCTGATTGGTTAATGGCTGTGGAGTGGGAGGCGATTTGTAGGCGTGTCTCCCTCCCTGGTccgtgggaggaagaggaggaagtccTGAGGGACGGGGTGGTTCTGTGGCTTCCTGTCCTGACTTTAGAATgtagaggggaagagaaggatgaggagggagaagaagagatgcTCTTCGCAGAGGGACTTTGGGACTGGAGGTCTGATGCTTGAGGTATTTTCCTGCAGAGAGAAAATATATCTGTATTAGATCCAGACAGAAAACTACAATTCAATACTTTGTCCAGAGAGGAAACAATCAGGAAAAGAGCACTATGTAGCTGTTATGCCAAACTGTTACACCAGTAGACCTCGTATACAGCTCCCACAGGACACACATTGAAAGAAATCTTACTTCCAGAGGTGTGCGCTGATGTGCTGCTCCACCATGGCATTGAGCGCCGACCGAAGGTGGTGGAGCCGCCGGTCAAAGGTGTACACACCATGACCCATCACATGACTGCCAAACGAACACccctaggtagaggagaggagaccgagCACTGGGAATTAGGGGAGTGATAACACGGTCAGTGTTGGCAACATCCCTGCGTTCTACAGCTGTCAAAAGGTCACCATACTGCAGTAATAATACTAGGAGTAGTTGTTGACATCCTGTTATCTTACCGCGGCTGGTTTAGGGTGCCAAGAGGACGAGGGGTATTCGATTGGTTCCTCAggcccctctccctcgctctcatcGCTGGAAATGCGCCCATGGGTGAGGGGTGATGGGGCTTGGGTGCTACCCTCCTCCTGACGAGGTTTTTCCTCCTCTGGAGCACTCTCCGAAGAAGCCCTGGACCGACtgaacacacacattcatatttTGTCCACATCTACCACAAGACCTTTACTATGATTTGACCACAGCTGATAACATTAGTCCCCCACCTGAAGGCAGGGTTGCTGGTGAGGGGCCTCCTGCAGTGGGGGGGTGCTAGGGGGTCCCTGTGGGCCTCTGGGCTGGGGGACCAGCCTGAGCCACTCCCCTCCTGGGTCTGAGCCCCCCGCTCACGGATCCGGACACCCGTCTTCAGCTCGGTCACCAGCTGGTCAAAGTTTTTACTCCGACCAGAAACCTTCCGCCGCTGGTGAATAGAGTGAATCtaaggagaagagaaagaaacagaTGAGGGGGACAAACTACACATTAATCATTGTTTTGtttataaaatgtatttcttACACAAAAGGTGCTTGGACACATTCTGCCTGTGCTTCTAGTGCGGTGAATAAATGGGTGATGCTGTCCAAACTCCCTTCTGTTTTTGAAATGAAAACTATAGCGCCCAGCCCCTATGACAGCCAAGTCCTAGGAACCCCCGATGGTCTGAAATGACTGATTGGTTTGAATCTAGTTCACAAATTTTAGGATAATGGTAAATCTGTTCTCTCATCAACACATTCTGAGGCACAGATGGGTCTGAGACATGGTGGGATTCATTACCATTTAACTGTGCTGCTAGAGATGACCTGAATCACATAACATACGCCTGAGACAATCTGTTCAGAGCAGCACAAGGGTTGGGGATGAGTGGAGTGACAAACTATCAGGAAAGAGATGATTTCAAGGAAACAAGCATCAGAAGACCTGGCTTTGGTACTTCCAAGCAGACAGGAAACTAGAGCCTAAACCATCATGAGAGATCTGTAGAAAGCATTTAAAAAGAGGCAACATTTCATCAACAACATGTAGGTATAACAGCTGATGGCAATAGACTGCTGTATCAAATAGTCTTGGTAAAGAGATGAAGATACAGTGTGGCCGCCTGAACGAGGAGCGAGGCCGCCTGAACgaggagcgagggagggaagCTGTTTCCTCAGGtcctttcctttctctttccATTTCCTGTACATGGGGTTCTCTGCTCCTGCCTACACGTGACCCCTCTTTGCACTGAGCGACACGGCTGGTTCCTCTTTCAGACAAACCAGCAGcctgcgccacacacacacacccttcctgtGCTCCCAGCTCTAGACAGTGGCCATGTGAGTACTTTGACAAAAGCCTAATCTGAATTTGAAGTAATCACTGACCTAACATGACGGGATGGGTGAAAGTAAGGTTTCTACTACTTTGCAGTCACCTTCCTAGTCATGTCAGATCAGTGATTTTAATAAGGAGGAGGTCGTTTCTCTAACACTAACTACACCAGGGCTCTAGGACTAGGGGTCATATTCAATTCCACAATGTCCTCAATgccctacacaaaataccccttcCCTTATATGGCACATTTTTCAATACTAAGGCAACACCACAATCACGAAGCAACAAGATATTTAGACGCAGTGTATTATGCTGCTATAGCAACAAATAGCTGAAGTGTAGACAACAGGAGACAGGTGAGAGGAAGACAAAGAGAACGTAAAATGGAGAGAAATTAGTCACCCTCATAATCCAAAAGGGGCACTCCACAGTTAGGCCTACTAGTAACTTCATCCATTTTTTGTTTAAAAGTGTCTGTATGAAATCCATGCCCGATGTGACATCATAAATGGAAGTAAATACTATGTTATCTATGGGGTACTAGTTTTGA
The sequence above is drawn from the Salmo salar chromosome ssa22, Ssal_v3.1, whole genome shotgun sequence genome and encodes:
- the atxn7l2a gene encoding ataxin-7-like protein 2a, with protein sequence MMAVRERAVKVMAALERRVPSLDDFVGESWSAWAERASVTGSEGTDGDDCSKNGKKAAEAMSLRKEDMSIFGHYPGQDDFYLVVCSHCGQVVKPQAFEEHCERRHGPLSKLYAPLRSPPPAPQQRPRHSHSPSSAHATSSWEGRRQGTGAPRAAPPSPSTPPQFRHTKPPKEGVRHSHLDKSPHSGHSESAVFKQPPPLESPLSSPPPSLRDPPWPHGGTPPGRPSTTPPPGPHTQRKEAITVPTLPGHLRGPRPYNKVASRRECDLDKHCGVLDSERKKVCTRLLTCNIHSIHQRRKVSGRSKNFDQLVTELKTGVRIRERGAQTQEGSGSGWSPSPEAHRDPLAPPHCRRPLTSNPAFSRSRASSESAPEEEKPRQEEGSTQAPSPLTHGRISSDESEGEGPEEPIEYPSSSWHPKPAAGCSFGSHVMGHGVYTFDRRLHHLRSALNAMVEQHISAHLWKKIPQASDLQSQSPSAKSISSSPSSSFSSPLHSKVRTGSHRTTPSLRTSSSSSHGPGRETRLQIASHSTAINQSENSSGSGSHIVAPAPPPVHQAGPGRPPGPGRPKNPVGRPSKQQLRLREEEEEEEEGGGAALRKREATSQEGEHSGPDRNSIILQDRGRPPTSSSKTAPPTPHSQTNGTLSPSSKPRPQPSPSEPHSPASAWLFKRTHPPSGHTSSPPDPHFRRGDSGLHGRGATGYEHRGLGKKRKGGSSEPSPPSKPHRLPSSPHSNFYPWKDSKGGTLPGGVEKKMGTQKPKLHH
- the LOC106583474 gene encoding probable transmembrane reductase CYB561D1, yielding MLSDSRGEMRVDVEYSPVGEGLGMSEFWLHVWMRRVAVIAAHVIAFGLTVLISLLSRPGTSLFSWHPVCMSSAYLLCLTEGILLFSPEGTPFCFKARKGKVRLHWFIQALALLAAATGMGFMVASKNVSERPHLATWHSLLGVGTLAANVLQAACGICLLFPKLLKLSPPRLKLYHATCGLVVYLLAIVTVVSAMFSDWFQAAVKGVMWYAFPLLPMFPALVVMNQITNAYLLRKKITT